In the Gasterosteus aculeatus chromosome X, fGasAcu3.hap1.1, whole genome shotgun sequence genome, one interval contains:
- the hbp1 gene encoding HMG box-containing protein 1 isoform X2 translates to MDESFDLLKCNEDLPSSPGCHMDYDDLPELQEVEEDQRSPGFFQVRAGVSHQELSCSPSTNWLTELANIATSPQSSLLKSAPHRRSSPVHIFGNSNSLHSYARPPLASSAPNPSRGHFRERRRVRASSESESGVFSMSSSFSDDEDMAWSHSWPSTAWHCFLKGTRLRFHRGPNVEWQDADELGDSDEDSDDETVMPASSSLKRYGSEGLKLVSHEETVSFGQAVLKLTFDPGSPDDSPLTAECRLDHPFFVKNKGWCSFYPSLTVVHHGIPCYEMQLGNLCLPPSHPEAMNCDDSVVFDTFRSYDFTPLDSSAVYVLSSMARQRKTSLSSGGLDCERSGSPQSSTGRSNRSQTSGTAACATPTKCKRPMNAFMLFAKKYRVEYTQMYPGKDNRAISVILGDKWKKMKNEERRLYTMEAKALAEEQKRLNPDCWKRKRTNSQT, encoded by the exons ATGGACGAGTCCTTTGATCTACTCAAGTGCAACGAGGACCTACCTTCCTCACCCGGGTGCCACATGGATTATG ATGACTTGCCAGagctgcaggaggtggaggaggaccagAGGTCTCCAGGGTTTTTTCAGGTCCGAGCAGGGGTGTCCCACCAGGAGCTGAGCTGCTCCCCAAGCACCAACTGGCTCACCGAGCTGGCCAACATTGCCACCAGCCCTCAGAGCTCCCTGCTGAAGAGCGCCCCGCATAGGAG atccTCTCCGGTCCACATCTTTGGCAACAGTAATAGTTTACATTCTTACGCCCGTCCCCCATTAGCCAGCAGTGCTCCCAACCCGTCCAGAGGCCATTTCAGGGAGCGCAGGCGTGTCCGG GCCAGCAGCGAATCCGAGTCTGGAGTTTTCTCAATGTCCTCATCTTTTTCTGACGATGAAGACATGGCCTGGTCTCACTCTTGGCCCTCCACAGCGTGGCATTGCTTCCTTAAAG GAACCCGCCTGCGCTTCCATCGTGGTCCTAATGTGGAGTGGCAGGACGCTGATGAACTTGGCGATTCTGATGAGGACTCTGATGATGAAACCGTGATgccagcctcctcctctcttaAG AGGTACGGTTCAGAGGGTCTGAAGTTGGTCAGCCACGAAGAGACTGTATCTTTTGGCCAGGCAGTTCTTaaactgacctttgaccccggctCACCCGATGACAGCCCTTTAACAGCCGAGTGCCGATTGGATCACCcattttttgtgaaaaataaag GTTGGTGTTCCTTTTATCCGAGCCTTACCGTGGTGCACCATGGGATCCCTTGCTATGAGATGCAGTTGGGAAACCTGTGCCTGCCACCAAGTCACCCAGAAGCCATGAACTGCGATGACTCGGTCGTCTTTGATACTTTCAGAAG ttATGACTTCACCCCACTCGACTCCTCAGCCGTGTATGTTCTCAGCAGCATGGCCCGTCAGCGCAAGACCTCCCTGTCCAGCGGGGGGCTGGACTGCGAGCGCTCCGGCTCCCCACAATCCTCTACTGGCAGATCAAACAGGAGCCAGACCTCAGGAACAGCCGCCTGTGCCACGCCTACTAAATGCAAGCGTCCGATGAACGCCTTCATGCTCTTTGCCAAGAAGTACAGAGTAGAGTACACACAGATGTACCCCGGGAAGGACAACAG AGCCATAAGTGTCATCCTGGGTGACAAgtggaagaagatgaagaatgaggagaggaggctgtACACCATGGAGGCCAAGGCTCTGGCTGAGGAGCAGAAACGACTCAATCCAGACTGCTGGAAACGCAAAAGAACCAACTCG CAGACCTAG
- the hbp1 gene encoding HMG box-containing protein 1 isoform X1: protein MDESFDLLKCNEDLPSSPGCHMDYDDLPELQEVEEDQRSPGFFQVRAGVSHQELSCSPSTNWLTELANIATSPQSSLLKSAPHRRSSPVHIFGNSNSLHSYARPPLASSAPNPSRGHFRERRRVRASSESESGVFSMSSSFSDDEDMAWSHSWPSTAWHCFLKGTRLRFHRGPNVEWQDADELGDSDEDSDDETVMPASSSLKRYGSEGLKLVSHEETVSFGQAVLKLTFDPGSPDDSPLTAECRLDHPFFVKNKGWCSFYPSLTVVHHGIPCYEMQLGNLCLPPSHPEAMNCDDSVVFDTFRSYDFTPLDSSAVYVLSSMARQRKTSLSSGGLDCERSGSPQSSTGRSNRSQTSGTAACATPTKCKRPMNAFMLFAKKYRVEYTQMYPGKDNRAISVILGDKWKKMKNEERRLYTMEAKALAEEQKRLNPDCWKRKRTNSGSQQT, encoded by the exons ATGGACGAGTCCTTTGATCTACTCAAGTGCAACGAGGACCTACCTTCCTCACCCGGGTGCCACATGGATTATG ATGACTTGCCAGagctgcaggaggtggaggaggaccagAGGTCTCCAGGGTTTTTTCAGGTCCGAGCAGGGGTGTCCCACCAGGAGCTGAGCTGCTCCCCAAGCACCAACTGGCTCACCGAGCTGGCCAACATTGCCACCAGCCCTCAGAGCTCCCTGCTGAAGAGCGCCCCGCATAGGAG atccTCTCCGGTCCACATCTTTGGCAACAGTAATAGTTTACATTCTTACGCCCGTCCCCCATTAGCCAGCAGTGCTCCCAACCCGTCCAGAGGCCATTTCAGGGAGCGCAGGCGTGTCCGG GCCAGCAGCGAATCCGAGTCTGGAGTTTTCTCAATGTCCTCATCTTTTTCTGACGATGAAGACATGGCCTGGTCTCACTCTTGGCCCTCCACAGCGTGGCATTGCTTCCTTAAAG GAACCCGCCTGCGCTTCCATCGTGGTCCTAATGTGGAGTGGCAGGACGCTGATGAACTTGGCGATTCTGATGAGGACTCTGATGATGAAACCGTGATgccagcctcctcctctcttaAG AGGTACGGTTCAGAGGGTCTGAAGTTGGTCAGCCACGAAGAGACTGTATCTTTTGGCCAGGCAGTTCTTaaactgacctttgaccccggctCACCCGATGACAGCCCTTTAACAGCCGAGTGCCGATTGGATCACCcattttttgtgaaaaataaag GTTGGTGTTCCTTTTATCCGAGCCTTACCGTGGTGCACCATGGGATCCCTTGCTATGAGATGCAGTTGGGAAACCTGTGCCTGCCACCAAGTCACCCAGAAGCCATGAACTGCGATGACTCGGTCGTCTTTGATACTTTCAGAAG ttATGACTTCACCCCACTCGACTCCTCAGCCGTGTATGTTCTCAGCAGCATGGCCCGTCAGCGCAAGACCTCCCTGTCCAGCGGGGGGCTGGACTGCGAGCGCTCCGGCTCCCCACAATCCTCTACTGGCAGATCAAACAGGAGCCAGACCTCAGGAACAGCCGCCTGTGCCACGCCTACTAAATGCAAGCGTCCGATGAACGCCTTCATGCTCTTTGCCAAGAAGTACAGAGTAGAGTACACACAGATGTACCCCGGGAAGGACAACAG AGCCATAAGTGTCATCCTGGGTGACAAgtggaagaagatgaagaatgaggagaggaggctgtACACCATGGAGGCCAAGGCTCTGGCTGAGGAGCAGAAACGACTCAATCCAGACTGCTGGAAACGCAAAAGAACCAACTCG GGCTCCCAGCAGACCTAG
- the LOC120809610 gene encoding G-protein coupled receptor 22, translating into MHILRCPEQEATMSNVTVTDNTEPISRTMSPASPSPYPYPVSFQVSLTCFLMLEILLGMSSNLTVLALYCMKSNLISSVSNIVTMNLHVLDVLICVCCIPLTIVVVLLSLEGDTALVCCFHEACVSFASVATAANVLAITLDRYDISVKPANRVLTMGRALTLLSAIWVLSFVSFLVPFIEVGFFAQGQADLNQTAVENVVHTNQYYTELGLYYHLLAQIPIFFLTAVVMLITYSKILQALNIRIGTRFHASQKKKARRKKSPSMTAMKTQHEATDASQSSGSRNPTLGMRTSVSVIIALRRAVKRHRERRERQKRVFRMSLLIVSTFMLCWTPITVLNTIILSVGPSDLMVKLRLGFLVMAYGTTIFHPLLYAFTRQKFQKVLKSKMKKRVVSIIEADPTPNNAIIHNSWIDPKRNKKVTFEDKDAQQKCLSSEDVA; encoded by the coding sequence ATGCATATCCTTCGCTGCCCTGAACAAGAAGCCACGATGAGCAACGTCACGGTCACCGACAACACTGAGCCCATCAGCCGCACCATGAGTCCGGCAAGCCCCAGCCCGTATCCCTATCCTGTTAGTTTCCAGGTCTCCCTGACATGCTTCCTCATGCTGGAAATCCTCCTGGGAATGAGCTCCAACCTCACTGTGCTCGCCCTTTACTGTATGAAGTCGAACCTCATTAGCTCTGTCAGTAACATTGTCACCATGAACCTCCATGTGCTGGATGTGCTcatctgtgtgtgctgcatcCCCCTCACCATTGTGGTGGTGTTGCTCTCGCTGGAGGGGGACACTGCGCTGGTCTGCTGCTTCCATGAAGCCTGCGTCTCCTTCGCTAGCGTCGCCACTGCCGCTAACGTGCTGGCCATCACCCTCGACCGCTACGACATCTCGGTCAAGCCGGCCAACCGGGTACTGACCATGGGCCGCGCCCTGACCCTGCTGTCTGCCATTTGGGTGCTGTCCTTTGTCAGTTTCCTCGTGCCCTTTATTGAGGTGGGCTTCTTCGCCCAGGGACAAGCCGATCTGAACCAGACAGCGGTGGAGAACGTGGTCCACACTAACCAGTACTACACAGAGCTCGGCCTCTATTACCATCTGCTCGCTCAGATTCCGATTTTCTTCTTAACCGCCGTGGTCATGCTCATCACCTACTCAAAGATCCTGCAGGCGCTCAACATTCGCATTGGCACACGGTTCCACGcctcacagaagaagaaggctcGCAGGAAAAAAAGCCCATCCATGACGGCCATGAAGACACAGCACGAGGCCACGGATGCTTCCCAGAGCAGCGGCAGCCGCAACCCCACCCTGGGGATGCGCACCTCCGTCTCCGTCATCATCGCCTTGCGCAGGGCGGTCAAGCGCCACCGAGAAAGGCGGGAACGCCAAAAGAGGGTCTTCAGAATGTCCCTCCTGATTGTGTCTACCTTCATGCTGTGCTGGACGCCAATCACAGTGCTCAACACGATCATCCTGAGTGTGGGCCCCAGTGACCTGATGGTCAAGTTGAGACTGGGCTTCCTGGTGATGGCTTATGGGACCACTATCTTTCACCCTCTACTCTATGCCTTCACCAGGCAGAAGTTCCAGAAAGTCTTGAAAAGCAAGATGAAGAAGCGAGTGGTGTCGATCATTGAGGCCGATCCTACCCCGAACAATGCCATCATCCACAACTCCTGGATCGACCCAAAGAGGAATAAAAAGGTGACATTTGAGGACAAAGACGCCCAACAGAAATGTCTGTCTTCTGAGGACGTGGCGTGA